A region of Candidatus Omnitrophota bacterium DNA encodes the following proteins:
- a CDS encoding aromatic amino acid transport family protein yields MNKKMPFSLMVMVIFFMTGSLIGAGILGLPIKTGMAGLFPSLIGTLVISFAMFITALILMQEAVKTRRETFHYPSMYQQYFGSAGKWAATIANLIILYGSLVVYLSGATAIIIRIANIHIPRELIILLFFLPLTAVTIANPRRLLRFNALFVVLLIVSFIVIVLMGEQFINTQRFTRSDWGMLPSALPIIVMAAYFHNVIPTASKQLGWNIKWIFIAILVTTIIGLVMNSLWIQVGIGTLPLLGNNGIIHALNNNLPATVPLGQAIKTPLFVPFSLLFAFLAIITSYLSFGNATLDFIDDLMINYFKVKNKALAITVAFSPPLAIAIFCPNIFLKALDFVGGIGVVILFGILPCIIILKNKGFLLKRLLLILVLLLFIAILLFKVQQNLNLSKIRPGVEYWTNFRFFSHK; encoded by the coding sequence ATGAACAAAAAAATGCCTTTTTCTCTTATGGTAATGGTTATTTTCTTTATGACCGGTAGCCTTATAGGGGCCGGGATTTTAGGGCTTCCTATTAAAACAGGAATGGCTGGCTTATTTCCCTCTTTAATAGGAACGCTGGTTATAAGCTTCGCTATGTTTATAACTGCCCTTATCTTAATGCAAGAGGCGGTAAAGACACGCCGGGAGACATTCCATTATCCCAGCATGTACCAGCAATATTTTGGTTCCGCAGGGAAATGGGCAGCTACTATAGCCAACCTGATTATACTCTATGGTTCGCTTGTAGTATATCTTTCCGGGGCAACCGCGATTATTATCAGGATTGCAAATATCCATATTCCCAGAGAGCTAATTATATTATTATTCTTTCTCCCTTTAACAGCGGTTACTATAGCTAATCCAAGAAGGCTCCTTAGGTTTAATGCCTTGTTCGTCGTATTATTAATAGTTTCTTTTATAGTGATTGTCTTAATGGGGGAGCAATTTATAAACACACAACGATTTACGCGTTCAGACTGGGGAATGCTTCCTTCTGCTCTGCCTATTATTGTGATGGCGGCTTATTTTCATAACGTTATACCTACTGCTTCAAAACAGCTGGGTTGGAATATTAAATGGATATTTATAGCAATACTCGTTACAACTATTATTGGTTTAGTTATGAATTCATTGTGGATTCAGGTAGGTATCGGAACCCTGCCATTATTAGGTAATAACGGCATCATCCATGCGTTAAATAATAATTTACCCGCAACTGTGCCTTTGGGGCAGGCAATAAAAACTCCTTTATTTGTCCCTTTTTCGCTTCTTTTTGCCTTCCTGGCAATTATTACCTCATATTTGTCTTTCGGGAATGCTACATTAGATTTTATCGATGACCTTATGATAAATTACTTTAAAGTAAAAAATAAAGCTCTGGCGATAACAGTTGCTTTTTCGCCGCCTTTAGCTATCGCTATTTTTTGCCCCAATATATTCCTTAAGGCGCTTGATTTTGTAGGAGGGATAGGTGTTGTAATACTATTCGGGATTTTACCTTGCATAATCATACTAAAAAATAAGGGTTTTCTTTTAAAACGTTTGCTGCTCATACTGGTTTTGCTTCTATTTATTGCTATCTTATTATTTAAAGTACAGCAAAATTTAAACCTTTCTAAAATCAGGCCGGGAGTAGAATATTGGACTAATTTCAGGTTTTTTTCTCATAAATAA
- a CDS encoding CBS domain-containing protein → MSREVISVKRSMKLKELLGIFEGFHIFPLVPVIEEDRRLIGVVSFRNIIDVFQSSYPDVLKLVPFLDEEEQNIFKIDILEDIGDLVVVQDIMDQEYIFIREDTSLEEVYKLMKLHLKEELPVVDRGGKLVGRIGIFDIIKLVFRQKGIIR, encoded by the coding sequence ATGTCAAGAGAGGTAATTTCGGTCAAGCGCTCAATGAAGCTAAAGGAGCTTCTGGGGATATTTGAAGGTTTCCATATATTTCCTTTAGTCCCGGTTATCGAAGAAGATAGACGTCTTATCGGAGTTGTTTCTTTCCGGAATATCATAGATGTATTTCAATCTTCCTATCCGGATGTATTAAAGCTGGTGCCTTTTTTGGATGAAGAAGAGCAGAATATATTCAAGATAGATATACTTGAAGACATCGGAGATTTAGTAGTAGTTCAAGATATAATGGATCAGGAATATATTTTTATCCGTGAGGATACTTCGCTGGAGGAAGTTTATAAATTGATGAAGCTGCATTTGAAGGAAGAGCTTCCCGTTGTGGATAGGGGAGGTAAGTTAGTAGGGAGAATAGGAATATTCGATATAATAAAATTAGTTTTTAGGCAAAAGGGGATTATAAGGTGA
- a CDS encoding cation:proton antiporter has translation MSNNILGLGFILIAGLLSAKIIKKIKFPAVTAYLLLGILIGPSILNLVPQDILKSSGLISNIVLGIIAFGIGQNFSRFHLRRIGKAVIWISVLEACGALALVTSAFYFLLRQPFYISLIFGAISSATAPAATVMVIREYRARGNFTDTLLGVVAIDDAWCLIIFAVSLAISQAIYAHTVAASFMIKVFFNSLLSIFGSFILGASIAVLLSIIYRFVRTQADLLILTLGLVFLNIGIAIWLNLSVLLASMFLGAALVNLNRYYFKFFDSLKMVDSPLFLLFFVLAGANLEVGILNKLSLIGLSYLIFRVTGKMLGANLGAKISKSTNSVRKYLGYALIPQAGVALGCALIVKGDFPQVGNMIFTTIVATTVVYELIGPLCTKYALKKAEDIIIH, from the coding sequence GTGAGCAACAATATTTTAGGGTTGGGGTTCATTTTAATTGCCGGTTTATTATCCGCCAAGATAATAAAAAAGATTAAGTTTCCTGCGGTAACAGCTTATCTGTTATTAGGCATATTGATCGGCCCCTCAATATTAAATTTAGTACCACAGGATATCCTCAAGTCTTCAGGGTTGATTTCTAATATAGTATTAGGGATAATTGCTTTTGGTATAGGCCAAAATTTCTCCAGGTTTCACCTGCGCCGTATAGGCAAGGCAGTTATATGGATTTCAGTTTTGGAGGCTTGCGGGGCCCTGGCATTAGTTACTTCTGCTTTTTATTTTCTTTTACGACAGCCGTTCTATATATCTTTAATTTTCGGGGCAATTTCATCTGCAACAGCGCCTGCTGCGACAGTGATGGTAATAAGAGAATATCGCGCAAGAGGTAATTTTACGGATACGCTTCTTGGTGTCGTGGCTATTGATGATGCCTGGTGCCTTATTATATTCGCTGTTTCCCTTGCCATATCACAGGCCATTTACGCACATACCGTAGCAGCATCTTTTATGATAAAAGTATTTTTTAATTCGCTTTTGAGCATATTCGGTTCCTTTATTTTAGGAGCCTCCATAGCGGTTCTGCTGTCTATAATCTATAGATTTGTACGTACGCAAGCAGATTTACTAATTTTAACTTTGGGTTTGGTATTCTTAAATATTGGTATTGCTATTTGGTTGAATCTGTCTGTTCTTTTGGCCAGTATGTTTTTAGGCGCGGCATTGGTTAACTTAAATCGCTATTATTTTAAATTTTTTGATAGCTTGAAAATGGTAGATTCGCCTTTATTTTTACTCTTTTTTGTCCTAGCCGGCGCAAATTTAGAGGTAGGCATTTTAAATAAACTCAGTTTAATCGGCTTAAGTTATCTTATTTTTAGGGTAACAGGTAAAATGCTGGGAGCAAATTTGGGCGCAAAAATTTCTAAGTCCACAAATAGCGTAAGAAAATATTTGGGTTATGCCTTAATTCCTCAGGCAGGCGTAGCTTTAGGGTGCGCGCTTATTGTTAAGGGCGATTTCCCACAAGTAGGGAATATGATTTTTACTACAATTGTGGCTACTACAGTTGTATATGAACTAATTGGGCCTTTATGCACAAAATATGCTTTAAAAAAAGCGGAAGATATAATAATACATTAA
- the hflK gene encoding FtsH protease activity modulator HflK has product MEWQNTPTPDEIIDIGRKRLRDYGKYVPLIIFGLLAIIGLRGVIYSIGPDEVGVMQRFGRYTGLSSPGLHAKIPFGIDKVTPIKVEKIFKEEFGVNGAGAEFNQRHSYSSDLEQSLMLTGDLNILDVRWIVQFKIKDPIKLLFVVRNPRNVIRDVSEIIMRRLVGDYTVDEVLTIKREEIDHLAQVEMQKILDDYQTGIQVITVKLLDVNPPDKVKPAFNEVNEAKQEKEKMINQAWEAYNKAIPRAKGEAEKTIREAEGYSLDKINRAKGESERFLATLGEYKKAPEITRKRFYLETLAEVLPKVKEKYIIDPRQSSILPLLDIGKKGGPQQ; this is encoded by the coding sequence ATGGAATGGCAAAATACTCCTACGCCTGATGAAATAATTGATATAGGCAGGAAGAGGCTTCGCGATTACGGCAAGTATGTTCCTTTGATAATATTTGGTTTACTTGCCATTATAGGCTTAAGAGGCGTTATATACTCGATAGGCCCGGATGAGGTAGGGGTAATGCAGAGATTTGGCAGATATACGGGCTTAAGTTCTCCGGGGCTGCATGCCAAGATCCCTTTTGGTATCGATAAAGTAACTCCTATAAAAGTGGAGAAGATTTTTAAGGAGGAGTTTGGGGTAAACGGCGCGGGCGCAGAGTTTAACCAGAGGCATTCTTATAGTTCGGATTTAGAACAGTCGTTAATGCTTACCGGGGACTTAAACATACTTGATGTCCGATGGATTGTCCAATTTAAAATAAAAGACCCAATAAAATTATTGTTCGTAGTGCGTAACCCGCGCAATGTTATAAGAGATGTTTCTGAAATAATTATGCGCCGGCTTGTGGGAGATTATACTGTGGATGAGGTGTTGACTATTAAGAGGGAAGAAATAGATCACCTAGCCCAAGTTGAAATGCAGAAGATATTAGATGATTATCAGACCGGGATCCAGGTTATTACGGTGAAATTGCTGGATGTAAACCCTCCGGATAAGGTAAAGCCGGCTTTTAACGAAGTTAATGAAGCAAAGCAGGAAAAAGAGAAAATGATTAACCAGGCCTGGGAGGCATATAATAAGGCTATACCAAGGGCTAAGGGTGAAGCTGAAAAGACTATTCGTGAAGCAGAGGGGTATTCTCTTGATAAGATAAACAGGGCCAAGGGCGAGTCAGAGAGGTTTTTGGCAACTTTAGGCGAATACAAGAAAGCCCCGGAGATCACCCGTAAAAGGTTCTATCTTGAAACCCTTGCTGAGGTCCTGCCTAAGGTGAAAGAAAAATATATTATTGACCCAAGGCAATCTTCCATATTGCCGTTATTGGATATAGGCAAGAAAGGAGGGCCGCAACAATGA
- the hflC gene encoding protease modulator HflC: MKEGRLGAILGLVFFLVIIVFLAFASGALFIVDETKQVVITQFGKPVGDPITSSGLHFKTPFIQQAHYFEKRLLEWDGDPNQIPTKDKKYIWVDTTARWKIVDALKFLQSVGNEISASSRLNDIINSATRDAVTGNLLVEAVRDSNRILESKDLGEDAIVSEEALERIDIGRQQLTRSILEKAKVLAPQYGIEIMDVRIKRINYVEEVRNKVYDRMIAERKRAAEKYRSEGFGKAAEIEGQIGKELKLITSEAYRKAQAIVGKADAEAINIYASSYEQNPEFYSFLKTLETYKGTIDEKSTVILTTDSDYYKYLKALDK; this comes from the coding sequence ATGAAAGAAGGCAGATTGGGAGCAATTTTGGGATTAGTTTTTTTTCTGGTTATAATTGTTTTTCTTGCGTTTGCAAGCGGGGCGTTGTTTATTGTGGATGAAACGAAACAAGTAGTGATTACCCAGTTCGGCAAACCAGTAGGAGACCCTATAACATCCTCGGGCCTGCATTTTAAAACGCCTTTTATTCAGCAGGCGCATTATTTTGAGAAGAGGCTTTTAGAATGGGACGGTGACCCGAATCAGATACCCACAAAAGATAAGAAATATATCTGGGTAGATACGACAGCGCGCTGGAAAATAGTGGACGCGCTAAAGTTTTTGCAGTCTGTAGGCAATGAGATAAGCGCCAGTAGCAGGCTCAATGATATTATTAACTCGGCCACCAGGGACGCTGTTACCGGAAATCTTTTAGTTGAGGCAGTAAGGGATTCAAACCGTATACTTGAGAGCAAGGATTTAGGGGAAGACGCTATAGTCAGCGAAGAAGCGCTTGAGCGTATAGATATCGGAAGGCAGCAATTGACCCGTTCTATATTGGAAAAGGCGAAGGTACTTGCCCCTCAATATGGCATTGAGATTATGGATGTGCGCATAAAGCGCATAAATTATGTAGAGGAGGTACGGAATAAAGTCTATGACAGGATGATCGCGGAAAGAAAACGCGCTGCCGAAAAATACCGTTCAGAGGGTTTTGGAAAAGCGGCCGAAATAGAGGGGCAGATCGGCAAAGAGTTGAAATTAATAACTTCAGAGGCTTATAGGAAGGCGCAGGCTATTGTTGGAAAAGCTGACGCTGAGGCGATAAATATCTATGCCAGCTCTTATGAACAGAATCCCGAATTTTATTCGTTCCTGAAGACGCTGGAAACATATAAAGGCACTATTGACGAAAAATCAACGGTGATCCTGACTACTGATAGCGATTACTATAAATATCTTAAGGCCTTGGATAAATAA
- a CDS encoding glycosyltransferase family 4 protein: MKKILLISFEYPIGKSYCGGVGQIVEQSRDALLALGYETYVLISSGFARKDPVKLLFSDNSIKNYPNLGAFLRDYDWCNFGYIIHHFVNWTKELKKLTVQKRRKPKIIYHFHSILRREKESGFRTLNHFLYNQEKMIELADRIICPSTYEYDNFIRYFPSFIDKVVVIENTVETFGIDKKRMEEIRDRHKIKKNDIVSLYVGRLERIKGAHILLKEAPMILRKHRHLKLFFVGRSLEKDLYERLLRLCGRFPGQFFYKKYLDKSELFQYYYLSDIYINSSLSESFSLSTHESALCNNALLLNRLPVLEKFKDAALFFDVNSGDFSGKYDLLIRNRALRKRLSGKAIAIADKFINNNRFKDNLYKLLNGFVFEGKI, from the coding sequence GTGAAGAAAATACTTCTTATTTCATTTGAATACCCCATCGGAAAATCATACTGTGGCGGCGTCGGTCAGATTGTAGAGCAAAGCAGGGATGCCCTTTTGGCTTTGGGTTATGAAACCTACGTTCTTATAAGCTCTGGTTTCGCCAGAAAAGATCCCGTTAAGCTGCTATTTTCGGACAATTCCATCAAAAATTATCCTAATCTTGGGGCGTTCTTAAGGGATTATGACTGGTGTAATTTTGGCTATATAATCCATCATTTTGTTAACTGGACTAAAGAGCTTAAAAAGCTTACGGTACAAAAAAGAAGAAAGCCCAAGATTATATATCACTTCCACAGCATATTAAGAAGAGAGAAAGAATCTGGGTTCAGGACATTAAACCACTTCTTGTATAACCAGGAGAAAATGATTGAATTAGCAGACAGGATAATCTGTCCTTCTACCTATGAATATGATAATTTTATCAGATATTTCCCCTCTTTTATAGATAAAGTGGTTGTTATCGAGAATACGGTTGAAACCTTCGGGATAGATAAAAAGAGGATGGAAGAGATAAGGGATAGGCATAAGATTAAAAAGAATGATATAGTTTCACTTTATGTAGGCAGGCTTGAGAGGATAAAGGGGGCCCATATTTTACTCAAAGAAGCGCCTATGATTCTTAGGAAGCACCGGCATCTTAAGCTTTTTTTTGTAGGTAGGTCACTGGAGAAAGACCTGTATGAAAGATTATTGCGCCTGTGCGGACGGTTCCCCGGGCAATTTTTTTATAAAAAATATTTGGATAAAAGCGAATTATTCCAGTATTATTATTTAAGCGATATCTATATTAACAGCTCCCTAAGCGAATCGTTTTCTTTAAGCACCCACGAAAGCGCGCTCTGCAATAATGCCTTACTTTTAAACCGGCTTCCGGTTTTGGAGAAATTTAAGGATGCCGCGTTATTTTTTGACGTAAATAGCGGGGATTTTTCCGGGAAATATGATCTTTTGATAAGAAACCGCGCTTTAAGAAAAAGGCTTTCAGGGAAGGCGATCGCGATTGCTGATAAGTTCATTAACAATAATAGGTTTAAAGATAACCTCTATAAACTTCTTAATGGTTTTGTGTTTGAAGGAAAAATTTAA